A stretch of DNA from Spirosoma endbachense:
TGACAGGTGCGACAATGGATGGATTGTCGGTGGCGGCAACAGCGCCCGCCGTACGCCCATGGAAGCCTTTCCGAAAGGCAATTACCTGTGTCCGGCCATTGTGAAACGACGCCAGTTTGAGGGCGTTTTCGTTCGCTTCTGCTCCGGAATTACATAGAAACAGCGCATAATCAGGATGCTCTGAAAGGCTTCCCAGTTTATCCGCCAGTTCCTGTTGCTGAGGTATTCGGACAGAATTAGAATAGAACGAAATTTTATGAAGCTGATCGGTTAACGCCTGCACATAACGTGGGTGCGTGTGGCCGACCGAAATTACGGCATGACCGCCATATAGATCGAGGTAACGGGTGCCATTTGTGTCCCATAAATAGCTTCCCTGCGCCCGAACGGGTTCAATGTCGTAGAGCGGGTAAACGTTAAAAAGTTCAGCCATTGCCAGACCGAATAACCAATGTATCCGGCATTTACGATGATAATGATGACCAGGTTCTTGAAAACCAGTGCAAGTTTACGGAGAATCGGGGGGAAAACGGCGTTTAAACGCAAAAAGGAAGCCAGTTGGCCTCCTCTTAGTTGCTCATCTATCGTCAAATGACTGCTTAGAGCGGCTTCACAAAGTCGCGGAGTATTGTCTGCGATGCTTCGGGTTGTTCGACCATGCTCAGATGGCCCGCGTTGTCGATTAGTGCTACACGGATTCGATCCGATAATTCGGCCAGTTTCTTTGTTTTCTCAAGGGGTATGAGCTGATCCTCTTTTCCTAAAACCAGCAGGATCGGAAAGGGCGCATCCCGTAAAATGTTCGTCCGATCGGGGCGTCCCGCAATGGCTTCCATACCGGCAATGAGCGCATCGGTAGGCAAATCCCGATAGCGATCGATCAGCTCCTGTACTTTTTCGGCAGGATAATCGGGTGCAACCATTTTCGGGAGTTGCTTTTCAATGAATTGTGCCCCGCCCTGAGTGCGCATCGTTTCAATAAGCTGGCGACGCTGTGCTTTACGATCTTCGTCGTCGGCGTAGGCCGTCGAATGGTAAAGGACCAGACCACGCACCTGTGTCGGGTAACGTTCGGCAAAAGCCAGCGCTATATAACCACCCATCGAATGGCCAACCAGCACTACATCGTTGATGGAAGCAGCCTGGAGCCGGGCGTTTAGCTCTTCCGCATAAGCTTCAATGGTTGCATGTGAAGTCAGGCGGGCAACGTCAGGTTTTAGAACAGGGTGATCCAGGGCCAGATCGGCGTGGATGCTATCCCAGATGGATGCATCGACACCGTGACCGTGGATTAGAATCACCGAAAATGGAGTCTGCATGCTATGGTTGACTAAGCTTATTGTTTCAAAAGTTCCAGCAGAATCAGCACCAGGCCAACCACTAAAGCGATGGCGCCAATGACCGCACCAAAGCCGTTGCCAATAAGAAGCAATAACAAACCGGCTGCTGCTACAATCAGGCCAATGGTTAGCATTGACGTGGCCATAGGCTGCTCAGGTGATAGTTTCTGCTGAATTTTTTTATTGATCTTTTTGGCGGCTACACGTTCAAGCAGCGTCATTTTTTTAGACGCGACAGGCGGGGTCGAAGCCAGCGACATTTTCGCGGATGTCGAGCTAAGCATTGATTTAACCCGCTCGATCCGGCTCGTCAATTTCCTGTTGGAGGCTAGTTTGTTATCATTGCGTACGTACGCTTCGATCTGATTCACGGCCTGTTTGGCCTGAACAACCTGTTCGGTGGGGGAGGCTACTGGAATCGTTACGTCGCTGGTGATTGAGGAGGGTGCGGGCGATGGGGTAATTTCGGCAGGTGTACGAACGGCGGCTGGTTCAATCGTTGATGTGTGATAGCGTTCGACCGGGCCACGTTGAAAATAAGCCACGGGGCGACTGCAGGACGAGAGAATCGCTATTCCAATCAGAGCAAAATAAACGTGTTTGAGACTTGTTTTCATAGAGCAGTTTTCGTTTAAAGTATAATTATTGATTCTCATTCCCAACAACCACGCGTTGGTAACTTTGTTAACCAGT
This window harbors:
- a CDS encoding alpha/beta fold hydrolase, which translates into the protein MQTPFSVILIHGHGVDASIWDSIHADLALDHPVLKPDVARLTSHATIEAYAEELNARLQAASINDVVLVGHSMGGYIALAFAERYPTQVRGLVLYHSTAYADDEDRKAQRRQLIETMRTQGGAQFIEKQLPKMVAPDYPAEKVQELIDRYRDLPTDALIAGMEAIAGRPDRTNILRDAPFPILLVLGKEDQLIPLEKTKKLAELSDRIRVALIDNAGHLSMVEQPEASQTILRDFVKPL